Part of the Chelmon rostratus isolate fCheRos1 chromosome 10, fCheRos1.pri, whole genome shotgun sequence genome is shown below.
CCCccagcttccagtctttatgctaagctaagctaaccgtctcaTGGCTCAAGTTTCgtatttaataaaacaaatattagaGTCATATCGTTCTTCTCTTCTAACTAACAGCAAGAAAGCCAGTAAGAGTTGTTCTCTAAAGgtcaaactattccttaaaaataattaatcaataatgaaactGTGTtccatgttaaaaaaaacaacactggtAGAGCAATTGACTCATTTTTCTGTGATTCTTGCAGTTGgatgtgaagctgcaggtggagtACATGTCCTTCAGTGCACATGCAGATGCCAAAGGCATCATGCAGCTCATTCGTATGGCAGAGCCTCGAAACATGCTGCTGGTACACGGGGAGGCAGTGAAAATGGAGTTCCTCAAGGGCAAGATTGAACAGGAGTTCAGTAAGTGCATCTCCATCCACACTGATTAGCAAAGTAGGCCTGTGCACCACACGCCAGCAATGTTTGCCTCGGTATAAGCAAGTGGTGACTGTATGCATGCCGACAGCAAGAGAAGAAGGTGTTGTCAGTCttgttaatgtttgttttaaatggcaGGCATAGATTGCTACATGCCAGCTAACGGAGAGACAGCAACTGTGACAACAAACCCCAGCGTGCCTGTGGATATCTCACTCAACCTGCTCAAGAGGGAGATGGCTCTTGGAGGTATGTTTTGTTGATGGTTTGGATACCTTTCgaatctgtttgtttattttacacaataaggagaaaagaaagcgtTTGTCTGTGGTCACAATGGACGAGGGACAGGATGCCTACATAGTTTCAGTTCCAGCTCAGCTTGCTGGGCGTAACATTTTGATTCCTGTTGTTTTGActaaagtgtttgtgtgctgtcttGCCCCGCACCACCGAAATGTCATGACCCATATTAGTTGTCACGCTGACAGATGGCATGTATGTGAGCTGACTCTAAAGGTGAGAAGAGATAAGTGAGCAGTCCATTGCACCAGATGaagcttaaaggataactttcgttttttacagcctggactttatttgtagcattaaatacgaccatttactcacccagacaattttggtggcatttggagtcgttttgaagaaattagccccagaggagcggcgtgtatatccgtataatgcgaggactcggggcatccatgcgcagcctctatataacgcataatctgtggcgaaactcgttcatattccaatatttagttatgatatgctggtgctattcccctctgagccggcggtcggctagtttagctgtagtttggcacagctatggttcgttattgcgtattcgtagccgaccaccgcagagttagccgtgttgtggctggctgctcgcagcgttcggtaatgacatcatccacatcagaggtagATGTCTAGAGACGCaagatattgataacatgccaccaaagttgtctgggtgtgtaaatggtcgtatttaatgctagaaataaggtccaggttgtaaaaaacgaaagttatcctttaacactCTTTTTAATCTGTAGCTCCTGGGAGGAGGCCACTGGTAATGCACAGGTTGACATATTTAACCGACAGTGAATTATTGTGACATTGCaccctgacacaaacacatttaaacacagttGATCCACAGAAGATTTTTCCAACATGCAGTTTTAATGCTGGCTAGCatactcagtgtgtgtttgctctagCTGACATTCATTTTCAGGAAATGGTAGAAAAAACTTAAAATTTGATGTTAATGACATCCAGCGAAGACGTTTTAAATTCTGCAGCGTTTTAAGCATTCAAAGTTGAATACCAACCGCCTCAAACTGCCGTTCCTTCATCGCTGCTGCTACAGCCAGAGCTGCGGGTTGCCAGATCGTCTGGTCAGGATCTCACTCTTTCACATCGCAACcctgtgctgctttttgcaacatgtgttttttcatgcagaAAACAGGTAACCTGGCAGCCCTGATTGATCTTCACACTCTGTGGAGTTGAAAGGAAATTGTTTGAGATTAGAGTTGTGGCCGATTCAATCCAGTGTCAGTGTCCAGTGCCGATACTGACATAATTCACCTGGCGGATATCAGACTGGCATCATTGATCCAGATTTTGTAGTCTGCTTACAGTTTGGGTTTTTTGATACTGTAGATATTTATGTCTCCATATTGTTCTTGGGcttttttattcaaacattcACCTTGAAAACCTTACGAAGGAATTGTCAGTTTGCTATTTTTAAACTCATGTATACAAATCTACTTAACAGTTATTCATAATGCATTGCTGTGCACTTGACTTGTTGCCATAGCAATTTGCACTCCTACACCTGTATGTATGTGAGGCCCACTTAACCTACAGTTCAAACAAACTGctttgaaatacatttaaatacattaaaactcATGTCACCtaccacacaacaacaaaaacatttaagaaaaaaagagcgCTGGTGTCATTATCCGTATTGGTAGTTAACCAAATTCAGCTACCCGATTCAGATTGGAACTGAAAAAAACTGGACAGGTGCATCACTTTTCTAGTCTACACCTGTGCTttaatgtaattatttattatttcgTATATTTATTCTCCTGTGTTGAAGGGCCTCTACCTGACCCTAAAAAGCCTCGCACCATGCATGGAACACTGATCATGAAAGAAAACGTAAGTTCACTGTCATCACGCACACAGATGGGATTTGATCGGTCACCGTGGTCGACAGATGATGATCCTTCTCATCTTTCCCTGAACGCAGAGTCTGAAGCTGGTGTCCTCGGAGCAGGCCCTGAAGGAGCTGGGCCTCAACGAACATCAGCTGCGCTTCACCTGCCGGGTGCAGCTCCAAGACCCGCACAGCGACACCGAGACGCTTCACAGAATCTACACACACCTCAAGAGGtgagacgaggaagaggaggctgaaTGCAAATCCTGCATCTGCCTACTAATCtgcattttttcattatttatctCCACCATCCACACTCCTGCAAACCACAtcactgtttttctgccttGTTTTCTACTTTTCGCATGTATTTAAAGTATCTTCTCCCTGTGTCCAGTGtctattttctgttcatttcttttcttttatttgtgatAAACTTCAGCACACTGTGTGCAGTGTCCTCCATAAGGATGTATTTTCACCTTATTAAGATGTTAAACTCATGCATCATATTTCCGCTGCATTTTGTGATATGTAAGATAACATCTGTTATAATGCTTTacttttgcatgtttgtgcttCAGCATGTTAAAAGGTTACACCATCCAGCACCTCCCTGATGGCACCGTCATGGTGGAGTCTATCGTCATCAAAGTCTCCTCCTCCGCTGAAGACACCAACACCAAGGTCCTTCTGCTTTCCTGGAGTTATCAGGTAAAACCCTTTTCACTGTCTGTGCTGATCCAATTTCACAGTATCATCTAAGTGGTCTTTTTAAGGTCCAGCTGTTAGGactagagccagtgtttggtttgtctgttctgggctactgtaaaaacatggcagcctccatggaagaggacccgctcacatctgtagatataaagagcaacacaattattgttattttcaggtgattatacagtGATCATACTTAATTTTAGCCAGAAGAGCCAAGAGCTTAAATCCTGGACCTTTAAATGCCTTCAACATTACACTTGTTTTGAATTCAGTTCAGATATTTATTGTTCCACAAGAGGAAATCCTTTTGACAGAGAGgcagcataaaaacaaacacaataaaagcacattaaGACAGTTGAAGAGTCCCACAGTTTTCTTTGGTTGAGAGAGAGCGGATcattacagaaataaatttTACAGGTGATGAAAGCATGTACGGGTCTCTCCAGGTCTGCTATTGATAGGCGGCCTCTTATTTTTAAGTGTTAAAAAGCACAATTTGAAACACTGTTTGTCCATTTGGGTTTGTGCAAACTATTGAAAAGGACACCGCTTTATCagttcatcttcatttttttcttcttagcCATGAAAACTTTGCACCATAGCACTTTAGCATGTGAGTTTTTTAAACAAAAGGGGACCTTGAATTGATCCCTGTGGAACTCAGAGATTTGGAGACAAACAGTGGTGAGGACATGACACAACCCTGTGGGGATAATTTAAGTTaaaattaatgtaattaaagCACAGGTGCAAGCTGAGCAAAGTGGCGGTTGCAAGGGGCCAAGTGGCCCTGCCCTGAGGCTATATTTATAGAATATTTCTTCTGGCAAAAAGTATAGGTATCTAGTCACCAAgatgataaaaatgatgaaaaaattAACCTCAAAGTGATTATGAACACgctatttacattttagactTTGAGTAAACACTGGCAAGGTTCTCGCTTGGCTTAAACAACACGCACAGATGCAAATTAAGTTTTAACATGAGTGAATCTATCAGCTCCACACGATAACATAATTTCATAGCACATAATCACATGCCACATCCTGCATGTATTGTCTAGTGTTATGTATGCAGCAATGAAGGTAAAACCCTCTGTGGGCTGTGGTCACACCTCCATGAAGAGCATGAAATCTTCTACTTCATGTCGCCTGCAGGTGGAGGGCAACCTAGTTCTGCATTATCACCCAGTCCTGACAAATATACCGTAACAATACGACCACATCTGTCAAATATTTTAGCTGCACTATAatttgtaataaataaatataataaatacgTAAGACCCCATGATAGATTTGAACAGTTGCAAAGAAGTTAAATTATCCTGCATGACAGCCTGATCGGAGTACATTGTTgattagtaaaaaaaaagccaagaaCAGACGTGCTTGCTATTACTTTTTTTGTAATACCATCGTCGCAAGATCacaatttaattatttcatcatCTGGAGAAAAAGAGTTTGTTATCTGGAGATAATGAGATAATCAACCTGTTTCCATGGGGAAACAAAAGGTCATTACCTCTTCTTATTGCTGATGTTTATCAGAGATCAGGAGTGCCATGCTAGTGTTATTAATCATCAGACTGGATTCAGATGGTCAAGGTCTACACAGGCAGTCCTGCTGTTAGAGATAACATTCAGATCACTTCTCGTCATTTAAGGAGAAGACTCGccggctgcagcttcacaggcGAGTGCACTTGAGTGATCCTGCTGATCACTCAAGTGCATGGAACTGTACTGTTCAGTTACGAATCCACCCCAGCAGCCATGACAGTGATGTTGAAGGCTGAAATCAGGTGTGGTCGAATGAACCGGACGTTCATTTTCAAGTTTAACATAATTGTCTTGTGATCTCGAGAAAACAAAAGTGCTTCTGTTGTGATTAATGATGTCATTATCTTGGGAAATCgtccttttgttttctgaagaTAACGAGACAAATCAACCCCTTATCAAGAGAAAATGAGCTTATAGTAATTAACTTGTGATCTTGAGatgatgctttaaaaaaatTGCAAGCACGGTCGCAGCTCGAGAGGGCTGTAAGTTAAACAATTTTTACACGCCCGACTGTCTTTAGGAGAGGTTTGATCAGCCATAAGACCTGAAAAACAAGAGCTATGTAGGTGGACCGTAAGAGTAGAGGCTTTGAAAGTGAGAAAAGGTTGAAAGTAGAGGAAACCTGTCTGTTAAACTCAGTCACTGCGCAATGGAAAGAGAGTGGTTTATGTGGCTTCATGTGTTCCGTGCACagcaagacaagaaaagaaaagatctGGTGTGCATTTCTGCCTCTTGTCACTTCTTTTTCTATCTGAAATTCTCTCCAAAAAGTCCTTTGATTGCCACAGAAGTTCACACATGTAGTGTAGTTTTTGATGGGAAGATGACTAAAAACAATGGAACCTGGATTCAAAGGTTAATTtttaacatgcacattaatCTTCAGAGTGAATACAattaaaaatagaattaaaaggATTAGAATAAAGATAGTATAACGGATAAAAATctaagataaaacaaaaaaacgaaacattaatgtcatttttctggAGCAACATTCACTGGTTTCAGCCttcaaatgttgcttttttgtctttttcatcatCGTAAACGTAGGGTCTTTGGCTTTAGACAGTGTGTTTGGGCAACCATTTGTTGcagttttcagacatttcatgAACCACACAGTTAATCAAGAACAAAATCTGTGGACtattgaaaataattgttagatGTAACAGTAATTGATTGTAATATGCAGTGTATCACTGGTTACCAGCCTGGCGTCAAGGGGTCACACGGTTTAAAAAGAAACCCCACCGCAATACTGAGCTCATTTTTCCTGACCTTTCAttaatgtttgcatttgttttcatgtgtaatATCAGCTCATTTCACATCTGCAGAAAGTTATTCAAGTGAAACAATCATTCTCACATATGCAAAAACGAGGGCTCGAAAGTAGCAGCTgctcaaatttaaaaaattagGGAACTATTGCACAACGGCATGTAATATACGGTAACTTCTGAAGACTGCTTTCAGTCCTCTGAAATCCATCTTTGTACAGATACCACTTCAGGGAATATATGTTTAAATtaagtaaaaaatgttttgctgtgtgATTTCCTTCAATGCTTCTTTTTTGACGTCATGTTCTGGTTTTCTCTGTCAGGACGAGGATCTGGGGAGCTTCCTTTCTACTCTGCTGAAAAAAGGCCTTCCATCTGGACTGTGCTGAAATATCTTTTGTTCCGAAACCACGAACGTTTGAAGGGATATCGACACTCAGAAAGAACTCGTGTTTTGAGCCTGGATTTGTGGAGGATGGTGAAGTCCACTTCCCAGTGCAGAGAATttcaaaacatcagcattttgtTTCATGTACTGTTCGGATAGTGATCTTCACATGAGCCCGTTCGTCTAGATGTATGCGGGCTGCTGCCCTGATTAGCCCTTGATTCTTTCTGGTGACTCTTTCATGGACTCATTTATAAACTGAACCACACAAGAAAAATAAGATATTCAAATTTAGTTTGTTCCCTTTATTTTGATGTACAAAGCCAGCTTGAATAAACACTTTTATAGAAAAGTATAATTTTTGTGACACTGAAGTTACACATGCAGAGACAGTGAAGCGTACACAGAGCTGTATTTACAGTCGACACGTGCTGTTACCGCTCTAGGTTCACTCAATTCACCGTGATGATATAAATGCCCCTGTTCCTCCTGATTCTTCTCCGAAGCCATGTTATGTTAAAGTGCTTCCATTTGCAGTGGCTGGTGGTGACGTAGTAAAGCACGGGGTCCAGGCACGTGTTGAGGATGACGAGTGCCATCGTTACCCGCCTGGCGTGGTAGATGGCGttggcagcagagcagctctggaTGATGTCTATGCGTCGCAGGAGGTGCAGCAGGTAGACCACATGGTTGGgcaggaagcagagcagcattATAGCCAGAATGGTGTGAATGACCCTCACGgctttttgtgctgttttagtCCCGATCATGGAAATGCGCCTCGCAGCCAGCGGGTAACACACCAGGATGATCAAGGAAGGCAGGAGGGAGCCAAACGTCAGGCACAGGAAGCTGTACCCCGCCAAACGCGAGTTCCACTCATTCTTGGCGAAATTCTCAAAGCATCTGTGGCTTCCGGATTTGTCTGCATTGGTCTCCAGAGGTCCCATGAGCACAAAGACCAGCATAGCCACTCCAACTGCACACCAGAGCAAGACGCTCACGACCACAGAGCACCAGGGGCTCCGCAGCCGCAGATAGACGTGCGGGTGAACAGTGGCCACGTAGCGGTCCACACAGATGCAAGTCATGAAACAGATGCTCATGTAGATGTTGGCGTAGAACAGAATCCCAGTGACGCGGCAGGCGACGTCCCCAAAACTCCAGTTGTTCCTGTTGATGTGATAGTGGATCTTAAAGGGTAGAGTGCAGAGGATGACGATGTCCGCCAGAGCCAGATTGCTGATGTACACACTGAAGGCCGTGCGGGACGCGGTCCTGAAGGTGAAGACGAAGAAGGCAGCCAGATTTCCAGGTAGACCTACGACTAAGGCTAGAATGTAAACCGCTGGGAACAGGTAGTACTGGTACTCTGCTGAAGGGGCGCTGCAGTCGGCGTCTGTCGCGTTCATCGTCGCAGATTGAGCGTGTTGTCAGTGCAGTCGAAAGTCAGGCGGCGTAGGTTGATTCTCATAAACGCTGCTGCATTGCTGGCTTCACGTTTTCTGTTACTGtagcaacacaaacatgtttccacTCAGATGTTTTcccactttcactttcacagcACGTTGGAAACACATGTTTGACTCAATTCAAAACACTTTTAATGATGTTTACACAgcttttaaacatttcttttgttccAGAAGCTGACTACACTATTCTAAGGCAAAAAGTTAAAGTGAATGTCTGATAACAACACACATGTACTCACACGTGAAATGACTacttatctatctatctatctatctatctatatatatatctatatatctagATAGATACAAAAgggtaaaacagaaacagcaaaggcagaaaaacactgacgaCTAAACAGGAAATGTAACAAACAAGCTTAAACTTCTGagacatgaaatatttcacCTGTTTATGAAAAAGATTTGAACTCTGAGCACTAAATCAGTTGTACGAAGTtgagttttttggggggttttcatcacattttcaggAATTACTCCTTTTCAGAAACATTAGATTTATATTCGGAAAATCTCAACGCAAACTATATGAAGTAAAGGAGAACaaagagcattaaaaaaaacacttaccaAGTTGTTCAGTGACTCCTTtgcctgagctgctgctgcagaaagctACGCCGCATGCTGAAAACTCACAGGATAACAGCTGGTTTGTTGCACTTTGTGTCACCATTCAGCTCCTCTCCGAACATACTGAGTACTACcatgctgctcttcatcaaGACTCttaatttcctgtttcagtggGTGTAGATGTAGAGTTAAGGGAGGGGACAGGAAACCATAGTCTTAGACAAGATAATGCATACAGTCTATTTTTATGACTGACCCACTGATGTATATTAAGATGCTGTACACAAGTGAATTTTCTAGTTACTTGCActattaatttttaattacatCAGTAcaataaatctgaaaaaacacagaacttCTTCATTCCACTTCCTTCGCATTACAACAAGGTTCTCTTAGAAATATGGGAAATGTGGAAATCAGTGTTCCCACCTCATGCTTTATGCAtttctaaaagaaaaatacGTAAATGCTTTTCTGTCCTGTTACACATCGTGTATGACGTTCTCTTATATGCAGCAACTCGTCCTGACTCTGTCACCCAGTCCTGAAGAAGAGGCTCTCCAGTATCTGAGAATAATTTGCCATCCGGTCATTATTGCTGTCTGGATCCAAACCTTCAGTGATGGCCGGAAAAGCAGCGAAAGTTTCCTTAAATTTTCGAGAGGACACAACTCTAATGTCTTGGGGGCATCCACAGTATCAGCATACCCTCATCTTCCCAGCAGGTCACATTATCTTTATGATGAGTGTAACTGGAATTTCTGTACAGTTTGAGGACTGTTCTGTGAGTTTGTTATActcacacaaaatacacattttctgttaattaaGGCCTTCAATgtcagaggttttttttttttttttttttttaccaggtTACCCAGTTTTGAAGTCTTGCAGAGCTTAATAAAAAAGAAGATATGTAAAGGCAAGTCTGTATTTAAGGATTTGTTGAGTAGTTTGTCGACACATTTGTTGTTCGCTTGGCTTGTCAGTCCCAAAGAGCAGTGTGCAGAGAATGCACGACTTTTATATGTAGACCAGAACAAACACTTACATTTAGTGTTGTGTATTCTGCTATACTGAATTCACTTGAACTTTTATTTCTATAGAGACACCAAACGCACCTCATACCACTGAAGGCACCACACAGACCGAACCTCAGCAGTCCATTGTGGGACTCTACCTTAGTGTCAAGCAACGGAAGAGAACCCTCTACCGCCAGAATGGTAGAACAAtaaaatcagttcataaaaTCATCTGCTGTATTTAATTGTGTTAATATTCCACCAACAAAAGCATGTACATGCAATTCATGAATTACTATATCTGTCCATTATTTAAACTGCCATCACTGATTATGATAATCTAgattgtgttcttgtttttaatgtctctttAGACAGCAGCAAGCTTCGCCACCGCCTTCGAAGGAAGCtgggaaaagacaaaaaactgcTTCTTCAGGCGATGCAGAGGTACATCAGCCTCGTACCAGACTCCGCAGCAGTTGTGTGTAAAAATGCCTTTTTGTCTTGTAACCCCTAATGAAAAGCAGTGAATTGTTTGGGCTCCTTATCCTGTTTCCACCAAAGGAGACTTTTATCCCATAAAACTTTTTAGATGCTGTCATTTAAATTGCTGTTTTAGCCTTAAAGAGGTCaaattatccaatatttcaaactgattacaaaacctggaaacagatttgtgtaccagcacttttttttcttctcccctcttCCACTAATCCTCTCATGACctctcagattttatttttcatactttAGACACAatttttctgtacttttacgTAAGGAGGATTTTGAATGGATGACTTGTGATGCTGTATCTTTACATTGTCgtatttgttttcatgccaaaactgaaaatctacaagcaatttacaaaaatctagTTTTAATAAATCTCCCATGAGCTCATATTTGGAATACATGTTTGGCAGATACTTTATTCTGAATCTACCGATGCATTAATGAATAACAGGAGAGACAAATCGGCAGATGAACTGGATGCTTCGTTCAATAAACTGTATTCATGTAGGTCAGTGTCATGTAGAAGccgttttgttttgtctgtttttgtgcatttaatgaaatcaaataactGCTGAATTTGAAGAAATGGATTTGTGTAGCCAAACTTGgtcaaaattacaacaaaattaagtaaaaacttgtgaatgtgtcatgttttctttatgcatCTTCATCACTCTGCCCCTATTATGTTTCCTCTTCCAGTTTTAGTTTGATAAGTTTCTAAATTCATTCCCTGATTTTCATACAATGCCGTTCATTATTCAGAAGAAATGGAGTCTAGTAACAGCAGAGTCACGTATTCTTAAACACCACCTGTCGGCCAGCGTGAGACACCCACTATCCCTCCCTTGGGCCAATGTGAATACCACACCCTATTTTAAACCAGACCAGTGTCGAGCCTCGGTTCTTCCCAGGCAGTATgattgatgctgatgatggcaAGTCAAGAGAGACGCTCCTGTGACATAGTGGACCTGAGGTATGTTTTAATAAGCTTTAGCTTGGAaaaactcctctctgcttcagctacTGTCACTGGAAGGGTCAAACCTATTCTGAGCGCAGTCCACAGATTAGGGTTGATTTCTGCGAGCTCTTTCTCATGGATGAAAGTCAGCAGCTCAAGCAGAGTCATGGACTTTGATTGGAGGTCAGGGAAGTTCTTCAGCTCCTGCACAAGCTCTCTGCCATCTACATCTGAGTGTCCCTTAAAATGCAGCGTAGTTTGCAGGGCGCATTtctaacaaagagaaaatggtaTTGTCATTAGTATacatgtattgtattgtataaaagtaaaaaaataatatacaaaaatgcacacacacacacacacctgaggactCCTGCAACGAACATGTGGCTGAGGAGGTAGATGGCTCCTCATCAGACTCCAGGAccatgtctgtggctgctgtgcaggTGTCTGACTCCTCATTTTGGCCAGTGGGTGCTCCAGCCCCAAAATATCTCAGAATTGCCCCTGAATTTACAATTAAGGTACAACATGCAAGTTAGATcccactgacatcacacatgcatcagtTGCCCAATTAAAATGagcataatgcacattttattaacatttgttaacattCTATTAACTAAGCATAACACActacaaattatttaaaaagctatATCACATGTAGCTTACAAAATGCCATGTCAATGTATGTTAGAGGTTATTTAACTTAACTTCGCTCATAGAAATCTCCttacctttttcttttgcccgtttctcctcttcttctttttgtctttttcgaAACTGGGCACGTGATGGCTTCTTTGGTCTTTTAGTTTGATCCATGATCTTCATTTAATACACGACTCCACGACGGTTTGTGTTGTGCGGCCTGGCGGGGGCAGGGAGAGGGCGCCCTCTCCACTAACTTAGGTAGTGGTAGTCTAGAAAACTGGcgagttttgttttgactttagtTTGCGCGGCGCCCTCGTGCGCCCTCACGTAGTTTGAGTGAACAGGTCTGAAAAGCCTGTGGTTGCAGCTTCACAAAGGCCAGGCCGCTTCAAACAGGAATGTTTCAGGCTGAAAGCACATTGACCTCCGCCAACTGGGTCGATGCGCAGACACGAAAACCGGAAATTGGCAGATCAGACTGAACTTCAGTTCAGCTAGTCCCCTGTGGAGTTAACTTACACTAAAATTACCAAAGTTACAGTTAAAACGACCCACTGAAGGTGAAGTTTGGTGAACAGTCTTTCAACTCAAacgttttatttattttgaacaaaGCTCAAATGTAGATCGTTAATTGTGcttatttaaattaataacGGTTTAACTGTGTAACAGTTAAACTGCGCTGCCGCCTGACGACACACTTCagagtttttaatttatttgaatcAACAcgaaaagtgaaaaaaaggtATGTTTTCATACTTACCATGTTTCCTGAAGCTGTGAAGTCTGGGGTCGAATGTCGGGGTTTAGATTAAGAAGAGGAACAGGCTAACCTCGCTCTTACCGAACGGCCTATATCAGTCCTGCGTAACTGTAGTAACCGATGATTTTCGCTGGACGGGGCGCTTTTCCGATTGGTTTCGGGGGTCACATGGGGGGAATCCTATTGGCTAAAAATTTTAGCTAATGACTAGAGACTAGCCATTTTAGctaattacattacattagcTACGATCTTCGAACTTGTGAGGGGAACAATAGCAACTTTTGTCTGGCTAGCTGCCTTAGTTACTCTACATACCGTAACACCGCATCA
Proteins encoded:
- the LOC121612785 gene encoding lysophosphatidic acid receptor 6 encodes the protein MNATDADCSAPSAEYQYYLFPAVYILALVVGLPGNLAAFFVFTFRTASRTAFSVYISNLALADIVILCTLPFKIHYHINRNNWSFGDVACRVTGILFYANIYMSICFMTCICVDRYVATVHPHVYLRLRSPWCSVVVSVLLWCAVGVAMLVFVLMGPLETNADKSGSHRCFENFAKNEWNSRLAGYSFLCLTFGSLLPSLIILVCYPLAARRISMIGTKTAQKAVRVIHTILAIMLLCFLPNHVVYLLHLLRRIDIIQSCSAANAIYHARRVTMALVILNTCLDPVLYYVTTSHCKWKHFNITWLRRRIRRNRGIYIITVN